The window AGCGGTGATTCCACCGAAGTCCAATCAAAAGGAACCCTGGGAGTTCGACCGAGACAAGTATCGCTGGCGACACCTGATTGAGAACCACTTTGCCAAGTGGAAGCAATACCGGGGGATTGCCACCCGTTACGATCAGTGGGCCTGTGCTTTTCTAGGAGGTATCTACTGGATAGCGGCGGTCATTTGGCTAAATTGATGACAGGCCCTAAGTCACTCTTGAAACATTAAAGTCTTATTTTACAAACAAAATTTATATTTGGTAGTTTCCCCAATTCTCTAAGTACATTTTCTTCAATATCCTCATCAACTCTCAGTAACGCCATTGCTTCCCCACCCTTTTGGTCTCTTCCTAAATTAAATTGATCGATATTGACATTGTGTTTTCCCAAACAGGCTCCAATAGCACCGATAATTCCTGGCCTATCATTGTTTTTGATGGTCAAAATCGTTCCAGTCGGAGCCATTTCTAAGACAAACCCGTTGATCAGGGTTAACCTGGGGTGGGGGCCACTGAAAACGACCCCACCAATCGTGAACTCTTCTTCACGCTTACTCAGAGTACACTTGAGCGCGTTCTCGTAGTCACTGAAATGATGGTCTTTCTCTTCCTCAATCCTCAGCCCGATTCTTTGAGCAAGTTGCTCAGCATTTACAAAACTCACTGTTTCGTGATGTTGGCCTAGAAATCCTTTTAAAAAACATAGACGCAGTAGCGCAACGTTTTGATTGGCAAGTGTGCCTCGATATTTCATATTTAAAAGTGATGGTGAAAAGAGCATATATTGCGAAGCAAATGACCCCATTCTTTCAGCAAGTGATGTGTAACTTGAAACAAGATCACCCTCCAATATCTGCACTCTAGGCATGTTCACTGGAAAGTCCACGACTTCCCCTCTCAGGGCTTTTGGCACCTGGCTAGCCACAGATTCGGCTATTCTGAACTGGGCTTCTGTGGTGGAGGCACCAATATGAGGGGTCATCACGACATTTGGTAATTCCGCAAAGGGGTTGTTGACTGGAGGTTCTTTCTCCCAGGTATCTATTCCAACTCCTCCAACTTTCCCTGTTTTCAACGCCAATAAGAGATCATTTTCGTTGATGATACCCCCCCTTGCCGCATTAATGATGACGACACCATCCTTCATTGATTTGAGTTCACTAGCCCCAATCATTCCGATGGTTTCCTTATTCTTCGGGGTGTGGACACTCAAGATGTCTACCTCCTCAAGAATTTTTTTCAGTGTACTCTTCAGAACTCCGTGGCGTTCAAAAACCTCATCAGCAATATAAGGATCGTAAGCCAACACACGCATATCGAAGGCTCTACAAAATTTAGCCACCCGATGTCCAACGTTTCCAAGCCCAATCAAGCCAATGGTCTTATTCATCAACTCAGTTCCGCTAAACTGATGTCGATCCCAACCCCCTTCTTTCATTCTTTGATGAGCTGGAATTAGGTTTCTAACGGCCGCTAAAAGGAGTGCGAGTGTCAATTCAGCAGCAGAGTTAGTGTTTTTCCCTGGACTGTGCAAAACAAGAATTCCTTTTTGAGTTGCATAATCCACATTGATATTAGCAATACCCACTGCAGCTCTTGCAATAACTCTAAGACGTGTTGCCCGATCAATTAGTTCATGATCTACCGGGGTTTCAGATCGGGTTATAATCCCGTCACAATCAAGAATTTTCTCAAGAATCTCAGACCGTGGTAAATCAGGGGAATAATCTACTAGAATGTCTTGCTCAGCTTCAAGAAGCTCAAGTGCTAAAGGATGCAAAGCTCCAGTGATGAGAACTTTGTATTTTGATGACATAATTTTGTCTAAATCAGATGGAATAAGATGTGGGATTTGGCCGA of the SAR324 cluster bacterium genome contains:
- a CDS encoding IS5/IS1182 family transposase, with amino-acid sequence AVIPPKSNQKEPWEFDRDKYRWRHLIENHFAKWKQYRGIATRYDQWACAFLGGIYWIAAVIWLN
- the serA gene encoding phosphoglycerate dehydrogenase, yielding MSSKYKVLITGALHPLALELLEAEQDILVDYSPDLPRSEILEKILDCDGIITRSETPVDHELIDRATRLRVIARAAVGIANINVDYATQKGILVLHSPGKNTNSAAELTLALLLAAVRNLIPAHQRMKEGGWDRHQFSGTELMNKTIGLIGLGNVGHRVAKFCRAFDMRVLAYDPYIADEVFERHGVLKSTLKKILEEVDILSVHTPKNKETIGMIGASELKSMKDGVVIINAARGGIINENDLLLALKTGKVGGVGIDTWEKEPPVNNPFAELPNVVMTPHIGASTTEAQFRIAESVASQVPKALRGEVVDFPVNMPRVQILEGDLVSSYTSLAERMGSFASQYMLFSPSLLNMKYRGTLANQNVALLRLCFLKGFLGQHHETVSFVNAEQLAQRIGLRIEEEKDHHFSDYENALKCTLSKREEEFTIGGVVFSGPHPRLTLINGFVLEMAPTGTILTIKNNDRPGIIGAIGACLGKHNVNIDQFNLGRDQKGGEAMALLRVDEDIEENVLRELGKLPNINFVCKIRL